GAGGGGCGGTTCCCATTGCGATGGCAATTCAGGCTTGGGCATCGCCCGTTGCCTGGGGGAAGTTGATGCCACCCCTCGCCTTAGCGGTGGTGTTGTTTGGCTTGCTGCTTCAGGGATTTGCCTTGGTGCCAATCGCGCATCGTTTGGGGCTGGTGTTGCCGTCGGAAGAATCGGAACCCACTTAGCCTTTCGACCTGTGCAATTCCCGCCCCATGCGTCTGTTGCTGCTTGGCTGCACTGGCTTTGTTGGCCGTGAGCTGGTTCCTGCCTTATTGGAGGCGGATCATCAGCTCACGTTGGTAAGTCGACGCTTGGCTTGGGGCTATGAGGCAGAACGCGCCGATGGTCGAGTCAAGTGGTTGCAGCTAGACCCCGCTAAGTCTGTTTCGTGGCAAACACCTGAGCTGGTTGAGGCCCTATCCACCTCGGATGCCGTCGTGAATCTTGCCGGTGAGCCCATCGCCGAAAAACGTTGGACAGCAGTTCATCGCAAGGTGTTGGAAGACAGCCGCTTGGACACAACGCGCTTGCTCGTTGATGCGTTGGCGGTCTCCAAGTCGCCACCGTCTGTTCTGATCAATGCATCGGCGATCGGCTTTTTTGGCACCAGCCCCACCGCAAAATTTGTCGAATCCAGTCCGGCAGGGGCCGATTTCCTTGCTTCGTTATGTCAACGCTGGGAGACGGCTGCTGCCGCCGTACCCGATTCCGTCCGACAGGTGAGCCTTCGAATCGGCATCGTTTTGGCGTCGGATGGTGGCGCACTCGGAAAAATGTTGCCCATTTTTCGTACTGGCTTCGGTGGGCCGATTGGCACTGGCAAGCAATGGATGAGTTGGATCCATCGCAGCGATCTTTGTGATCTGATTCAAACAGCGCTCACTGATCAGACTTGGTCTGGTGTGGTGAACGCGGTGTCGCCGGAGCCTGTGTCGATGGCAGCGTTCTCGAAGCAGTTGGGCCGAAGCCTCAATCGCCCCAGTCTTTTGCCTGTGCCCGGACCCATCTTGCAGCTGCTCCTCGGAGATGGTGCCAAGGTTGTGCTTGAAGGTCAGCAGGTGACCTCTGAGAGGTTGGACTCCTTGGGATTTAGTTTCCGCTACCCGACCCTTGTTTCAGCCCTCGCCGCTGCCACCAGCTGACG
The DNA window shown above is from Synechococcus sp. CC9902 and carries:
- a CDS encoding TIGR01777 family oxidoreductase, whose product is MRLLLLGCTGFVGRELVPALLEADHQLTLVSRRLAWGYEAERADGRVKWLQLDPAKSVSWQTPELVEALSTSDAVVNLAGEPIAEKRWTAVHRKVLEDSRLDTTRLLVDALAVSKSPPSVLINASAIGFFGTSPTAKFVESSPAGADFLASLCQRWETAAAAVPDSVRQVSLRIGIVLASDGGALGKMLPIFRTGFGGPIGTGKQWMSWIHRSDLCDLIQTALTDQTWSGVVNAVSPEPVSMAAFSKQLGRSLNRPSLLPVPGPILQLLLGDGAKVVLEGQQVTSERLDSLGFSFRYPTLVSALAAATS